In Bdellovibrio sp. GT3, one genomic interval encodes:
- a CDS encoding Stp1/IreP family PP2C-type Ser/Thr phosphatase produces the protein MKFDCWYLTDKGLRRESNQDSCLVNKELGLFVVADGMGGHSGGEVASSMAVETVEEIMLQPGASNRSPREMIQLAYEESSRRIFDKAANERPELSGMGTTMVMAYLRGNHLYVGNVGDSRCYMYKKPQLWQITEDHSLINEQLRAGVMSEEQVRQFVGRNVITRSVGYERETFPDIIEREVAPGEMFLLCSDGLSGLVEDPKICDILNKNKPDKVVKACVEQALANGGDDNVIVMLIHFYE, from the coding sequence ATGAAATTTGACTGCTGGTATTTAACAGATAAAGGTCTTCGACGTGAATCAAATCAAGACTCATGCCTCGTCAACAAAGAGCTGGGACTCTTTGTTGTTGCCGATGGGATGGGAGGACATTCTGGTGGCGAAGTCGCTTCCAGTATGGCTGTTGAAACAGTTGAGGAAATCATGCTTCAACCTGGCGCTTCAAATAGATCGCCTCGCGAAATGATCCAGCTGGCTTACGAAGAATCATCCCGTCGAATTTTTGATAAAGCAGCCAACGAGCGTCCTGAATTGTCAGGCATGGGGACGACAATGGTGATGGCCTACTTGCGTGGTAATCATCTGTATGTTGGAAATGTCGGGGATTCCCGTTGTTACATGTATAAGAAGCCGCAACTTTGGCAAATCACCGAAGATCACTCTTTGATCAACGAACAACTGCGCGCCGGTGTGATGAGTGAAGAACAGGTTCGCCAGTTTGTGGGTCGCAACGTCATCACACGCAGCGTGGGTTATGAGCGCGAAACTTTTCCGGATATCATCGAGAGAGAAGTTGCTCCTGGTGAAATGTTTTTGCTGTGTTCCGACGGCCTTTCAGGTTTGGTGGAAGATCCAAAAATTTGCGATATTTTGAATAAGAATAAACCTGACAAAGTGGTTAAAGCCTGTGTAGAACAGGCATTGGCCAACGGTGGTGACGACAACGTCATTGTTATGTTGATACATTTTTACGAGTAA
- a CDS encoding cell envelope integrity protein TolA, whose amino-acid sequence MMKSPSFKKYVLLSVAVHVVVFGGLYLVEALKHRFPKQEAVSIDLISPEEAQMLMAAQQAEQMKKAPAPTVPKNQVVEQSEKSLNETEPVNSRFLSVKNQTVTKQTIAKEHGEFQNLKKEAPQKTGPKGDGKAKSAAKAEPKATPEQREKIARDLFKNFDAAEALERQKVADLKKEAGEQAGQGLGRGNGEMDTNEGSDVSRSNDYVKDVEQGLETMLNTREFKYYSYYNRIRRQLSQHWEGKVREKLSKMFKEGRSPASTGQDRVTKLMIVLNDKGTLVNVQVMSDSGVRDLDEAAVEAFRAAAPFPNPPKGIIEGDGTVKIRWDFVLES is encoded by the coding sequence ATGATGAAGTCACCGTCTTTCAAAAAGTATGTGCTCCTCTCTGTCGCAGTCCACGTTGTGGTCTTCGGAGGGCTGTATTTGGTGGAAGCCCTAAAGCATCGTTTTCCAAAACAGGAAGCAGTCAGCATTGATTTGATTTCCCCAGAGGAAGCGCAAATGCTGATGGCAGCACAACAGGCTGAGCAAATGAAAAAGGCTCCAGCCCCGACGGTTCCAAAAAATCAAGTTGTTGAACAAAGCGAAAAGTCCCTTAACGAGACTGAACCGGTCAACTCGCGCTTTTTGAGCGTGAAAAACCAAACAGTGACTAAGCAGACAATCGCTAAAGAGCATGGTGAGTTTCAGAATCTGAAAAAGGAAGCTCCCCAAAAAACCGGACCTAAGGGTGACGGCAAGGCTAAGTCTGCGGCCAAAGCAGAACCCAAAGCCACACCTGAACAACGGGAAAAAATCGCTCGCGATCTTTTCAAAAACTTCGACGCTGCTGAAGCATTGGAACGCCAAAAAGTTGCTGATCTAAAAAAAGAGGCTGGCGAACAAGCTGGCCAAGGCCTTGGTCGTGGTAATGGCGAAATGGATACCAACGAAGGTTCCGATGTCAGCCGTTCAAATGACTACGTGAAAGACGTTGAGCAAGGTCTAGAGACTATGCTGAATACGCGCGAGTTCAAGTACTACTCGTACTACAACCGCATTCGCCGTCAGCTCTCCCAACACTGGGAAGGCAAAGTGCGCGAAAAACTTTCGAAGATGTTTAAAGAAGGTCGCTCCCCTGCCTCCACGGGACAGGACCGCGTGACCAAATTGATGATCGTCCTAAACGACAAAGGCACTTTGGTAAACGTTCAAGTGATGAGCGACTCCGGTGTGCGCGATCTGGATGAGGCTGCCGTCGAGGCATTCCGTGCCGCAGCTCCATTCCCGAATCCACCTAAAGGCATCATCGAAGGCGACGGCACTGTAAAAATCCGTTGGGACTTCGTTCTTGAATCCTAG
- a CDS encoding M23 family metallopeptidase, with the protein MDKKKVTLFIVSNQTGKTRKLVLSAAWLKAVSFISAVVIIIFAAGMVDYFGLLLQAMENKRLKAENAQLQKQFQVVESKVSALENSLERVKTFTTKLKLITNVDAEDRITKLTMGPKPAPNQPVEEYEPMESRDDGEALTQQDATFANQKPLNDQTGELANETADKDYASLVIRIEKAVKETQLKEQSVIDLWESLSERQSLLNATPNMKPAKGWITSRFGYRTSPFTGKTTLHAGLDIAAAPGSPIYAPADGVVIFASYDEGYGKLVSIDHGFGVTTRYGHMSQIYVQVGQRVSKWDVIGAVGNTGRSTGPHCHYEVRINGTPVDPINYILDE; encoded by the coding sequence TTGGATAAAAAGAAAGTCACGCTATTTATAGTGAGCAACCAAACGGGCAAAACCCGTAAATTGGTGCTCTCTGCTGCTTGGCTAAAGGCTGTATCCTTTATTTCCGCTGTCGTAATTATTATTTTTGCGGCGGGCATGGTCGACTATTTCGGCTTGCTGTTGCAGGCCATGGAAAATAAGCGCCTTAAAGCTGAAAATGCTCAGCTTCAAAAACAATTCCAGGTTGTTGAAAGCAAAGTCAGTGCCCTTGAAAACTCCCTTGAGCGCGTAAAAACATTTACGACAAAACTTAAATTGATCACCAACGTTGATGCTGAAGATCGCATCACCAAGCTCACAATGGGACCAAAGCCTGCACCAAATCAACCGGTGGAGGAGTATGAACCAATGGAATCCCGTGATGACGGTGAAGCATTGACTCAACAGGATGCTACGTTTGCAAATCAAAAACCATTGAATGATCAAACTGGTGAACTGGCCAACGAAACGGCGGACAAGGATTACGCATCCCTTGTTATTCGTATCGAAAAAGCAGTGAAAGAAACTCAGCTGAAAGAGCAAAGTGTTATTGATCTTTGGGAAAGCTTGTCTGAGCGCCAAAGTTTGTTGAACGCCACTCCGAATATGAAGCCTGCCAAGGGATGGATTACCTCCCGCTTTGGTTACAGAACTTCGCCGTTCACCGGAAAGACCACGCTCCATGCAGGTCTTGATATCGCAGCAGCACCGGGATCTCCTATCTATGCTCCGGCAGACGGGGTCGTGATATTTGCAAGCTATGACGAAGGATACGGTAAACTGGTTAGTATCGATCATGGTTTTGGTGTGACAACTCGTTACGGTCATATGTCACAAATCTATGTTCAGGTTGGACAACGTGTCAGCAAATGGGATGTGATCGGAGCCGTAGGTAATACCGGCAGATCCACAGGTCCTCACTGTCACTATGAAGTTCGCATCAATGGAACACCTGTCGATCCAATCAACTACATCCTGGATGAATAA